Proteins from a genomic interval of Clostridium sp. M62/1:
- a CDS encoding VOC family protein, with the protein MKFTFAHNNFNVMNLEKSLKFYEEALGLKEVRRKEAADGSFILVYLGDGVTPHQLELTWLRDWEKDSYNLGDNEFHLAFEVDDMEEAHKKHEEMGCICFENPSMGIYFIADPDNYWLEIVPRKMK; encoded by the coding sequence ATGAAATTTACATTTGCACACAACAATTTCAACGTCATGAATCTGGAGAAATCCCTGAAATTTTATGAGGAGGCCCTGGGACTTAAGGAGGTGCGCAGGAAGGAGGCAGCCGACGGCAGCTTCATTCTCGTGTATCTGGGGGACGGTGTTACCCCGCACCAGCTTGAACTGACCTGGCTCAGAGACTGGGAAAAGGACAGCTACAACCTGGGAGACAATGAATTTCATCTGGCTTTTGAGGTGGATGATATGGAGGAGGCCCATAAAAAGCATGAGGAGATGGGCTGTATCTGTTTTGAGAATCCTTCCATGGGGATCTATTTTATCGCAGATCCGGACAACTACTGGCTGGAAATTGTGCCGAGGAAGATGAAATAG
- a CDS encoding thioesterase family protein, with amino-acid sequence MLEVGIKGREEVMVTEENSAAAVGSGLLPVFATPAMVALMEQTSWKSVAPYLNEGEGTVGTSLTISHSSATPLGMKVWCESELTEVDRRRLVFHVTCYDAAGVIGEGTHERFIVGNEKFLAKAQAKKDAEK; translated from the coding sequence ATGTTAGAAGTGGGAATTAAGGGCAGAGAAGAAGTTATGGTGACAGAGGAGAATTCAGCGGCAGCAGTTGGCAGCGGCCTTTTACCGGTCTTTGCGACGCCGGCTATGGTGGCACTGATGGAGCAGACCTCCTGGAAGTCTGTGGCACCGTACCTGAATGAGGGAGAGGGAACCGTGGGAACCAGCTTAACGATCTCCCACAGCTCTGCGACACCTCTGGGAATGAAGGTGTGGTGTGAAAGCGAGCTTACAGAGGTAGACAGAAGACGCCTTGTGTTCCATGTAACCTGCTACGATGCTGCAGGCGTAATCGGTGAGGGAACCCATGAGAGATTTATTGTAGGCAATGAAAAATTCCTGGCAAAAGCACAGGCGAAAAAGGATGCAGAGAAATAA
- the malQ gene encoding 4-alpha-glucanotransferase has protein sequence MTTMLKRGAGILMPISSLPAPYGIGTFGKSAYEFADSLKRARQSYWQVLPLGPTSYGDSPYQSFSAFAGNPYFIDLDTLLEEELLTKEEIDACYWLDSEEEVKYDAVYYYRFPLLKKAYERSRHGETEEYRAFCAKNSHWLDDYALYMALKGHFGNKEWMKWEEPIRLRKPEAVKRYEELLREEIGYWKFLQFKFYEQWEQLKNYVNGLGISIIGDIPIYVALDSADVWTHPELFQLDPDTLTPLRVAGVPPDAFSDDGQLWGNPLYDWDKIEETGFAWWKDRMRASARLYDVVRIDHFIGVVQYYSIPYGAEDGKTGEWKQGPGKKLTDAINEAAGDAKIIAEDLGIFCPAVKELLRETGYPGMKIIEFAFSGDRFNEHLPHCYEPNSVVYGGTHDNETLVGYFKPEARQWWELQYIADYLGAAHHEEVPDKVFRAAYGSVASVAVFQMQDVLGLGNEARMNTPGTVGGNWKWRMKPGAFGERETGYLAFLVDTFGRF, from the coding sequence ATGACAACAATGCTGAAGCGGGGCGCGGGCATCCTTATGCCCATTTCCAGCCTTCCGGCTCCATATGGAATCGGCACCTTTGGAAAGAGCGCCTATGAATTTGCAGACAGTCTGAAACGGGCAAGACAGAGCTACTGGCAGGTGCTGCCCCTGGGACCCACCAGCTATGGGGACAGCCCGTATCAGTCTTTTTCTGCCTTTGCAGGAAATCCGTACTTCATTGATCTGGACACGCTTCTTGAGGAAGAGCTTCTGACGAAGGAGGAGATTGACGCCTGCTACTGGTTGGACAGCGAGGAGGAGGTCAAATATGACGCGGTCTATTATTACCGCTTTCCGCTGCTGAAAAAAGCCTATGAAAGAAGCCGTCACGGGGAGACAGAGGAGTACCGGGCATTCTGTGCTAAAAACAGCCACTGGCTGGACGATTATGCCCTCTACATGGCTCTGAAAGGCCATTTCGGCAATAAAGAGTGGATGAAATGGGAGGAGCCCATCCGGCTCAGAAAACCGGAGGCTGTAAAAAGGTATGAGGAACTTCTGAGGGAGGAGATTGGCTACTGGAAGTTTCTGCAGTTTAAGTTTTATGAGCAGTGGGAACAGCTGAAGAATTATGTCAACGGGCTGGGCATCAGCATAATCGGCGACATCCCGATCTATGTGGCCCTGGACAGCGCGGATGTGTGGACCCATCCGGAGCTGTTCCAGCTGGATCCGGATACGCTGACACCCCTCAGAGTGGCGGGCGTTCCGCCGGATGCCTTTTCTGATGACGGCCAGCTCTGGGGAAACCCGCTCTACGACTGGGATAAAATCGAGGAAACCGGCTTTGCCTGGTGGAAGGACAGGATGAGGGCTTCTGCCAGACTCTACGATGTGGTGCGGATCGATCATTTCATCGGTGTGGTGCAGTATTATTCGATTCCCTACGGGGCAGAGGACGGAAAGACGGGAGAGTGGAAGCAGGGACCAGGAAAGAAGCTGACGGATGCCATCAATGAGGCGGCCGGGGACGCAAAGATCATTGCTGAAGATCTGGGAATCTTCTGCCCGGCGGTCAAGGAGCTTCTGCGGGAGACTGGATACCCGGGAATGAAAATCATCGAGTTTGCCTTCAGCGGCGACCGGTTTAACGAGCATCTGCCCCACTGTTATGAGCCAAACTCCGTGGTTTACGGAGGAACTCATGACAATGAGACACTGGTGGGCTACTTTAAGCCGGAGGCAAGGCAGTGGTGGGAGCTGCAGTATATTGCGGATTATCTGGGAGCAGCACACCACGAGGAGGTGCCTGACAAGGTGTTCCGGGCAGCCTATGGCTCGGTTGCCAGTGTGGCAGTTTTCCAGATGCAGGATGTCCTCGGGCTGGGAAATGAGGCCAGAATGAATACGCCGGGAACGGTTGGAGGAAACTGGAAGTGGAGGATGAAGCCGGGAGCCTTCGGAGAGAGGGAGACAGGGTATCTGGCCTTCCTGGTAGACACATTCGGAAGGTTTTAA
- a CDS encoding dihydroorotase, whose amino-acid sequence MIIKHGRMIDPGSGFDGIADIVIKDGKIEKIYRDGESCPEPEEGEEIVDASGLVVAPGLVDVHVHFRDPGLTYKEDIETGAASAKAGGFTTVVMMANTKPVIDNEETLRYVLEKGSHTGIHVLSAANITRGMKGKELTDMEALREAGAAGFTDDGVPIMDVKLLMEAMERAKKLNVPLSFHEEDPAFITNNGINRGEVSEKLGIGGSPRVAEDSLVARDCMIALYTGACVNVQHISSRNAVAAVAMAKTLGADVWAEVTPHHLTLNETAVLEHGTLAKMNPPLRTEEDRLALIEALKAGTIDMIATDHAPHSREEKDKPLVEAPSGIIGLETSLPLCVTELVKKGHLSYVQLFEKMCLNPARLYRLDAGYLAEGGPADLVIFDDSRLFKAGPFVSRSSNSPFTGRELFGKVKMTICSGKAVYRD is encoded by the coding sequence ATGATAATTAAACATGGCCGGATGATTGATCCGGGAAGCGGTTTTGACGGAATCGCAGATATTGTTATAAAAGACGGGAAAATAGAAAAAATTTACAGAGACGGCGAGAGCTGTCCGGAGCCGGAGGAGGGGGAAGAGATCGTTGACGCCTCAGGCCTGGTGGTGGCTCCGGGACTTGTGGACGTGCATGTGCATTTCAGAGACCCGGGACTCACCTATAAGGAGGACATTGAGACGGGAGCTGCAAGCGCCAAGGCAGGGGGCTTCACAACCGTCGTCATGATGGCAAACACGAAGCCTGTGATTGACAATGAGGAGACGCTCAGGTATGTGCTGGAAAAGGGCAGCCATACGGGCATCCATGTGCTCTCAGCTGCCAATATTACCCGGGGAATGAAGGGGAAGGAGCTCACGGATATGGAAGCCCTGAGGGAAGCGGGGGCAGCCGGGTTTACGGACGACGGAGTCCCGATTATGGATGTGAAGCTCCTGATGGAAGCCATGGAGAGGGCAAAAAAGCTGAATGTGCCCCTGAGCTTTCACGAGGAGGATCCGGCGTTTATCACCAATAACGGAATCAACAGGGGAGAGGTCTCCGAAAAGCTGGGGATCGGCGGATCGCCCAGAGTGGCGGAGGATTCCCTGGTGGCAAGGGACTGTATGATTGCCCTGTATACGGGGGCCTGCGTCAATGTCCAGCATATCAGCTCCAGGAATGCAGTGGCTGCAGTGGCCATGGCGAAGACCCTCGGGGCAGATGTGTGGGCGGAGGTGACGCCTCACCACCTGACTCTGAACGAGACGGCAGTGCTGGAGCACGGGACACTGGCCAAGATGAATCCTCCTCTCAGAACCGAGGAGGACAGGCTCGCACTGATCGAGGCGCTGAAGGCCGGAACCATCGATATGATTGCCACGGATCACGCGCCCCACAGCAGAGAGGAGAAGGATAAGCCCCTTGTGGAGGCTCCCAGCGGCATTATCGGCCTGGAGACCTCCCTTCCTCTCTGTGTGACAGAGCTGGTGAAAAAAGGCCATCTCAGCTATGTTCAGCTTTTTGAAAAAATGTGCCTGAACCCGGCAAGGCTGTACCGCCTGGATGCGGGGTATCTGGCAGAGGGAGGACCGGCAGATCTGGTAATCTTTGACGACTCCCGTCTGTTTAAGGCAGGGCCTTTTGTATCCCGCTCATCCAACTCCCCGTTTACGGGAAGGGAACTGTTCGGAAAGGTGAAGATGACGATCTGCAGCGGAAAGGCGGTATACAGGGATTGA
- a CDS encoding MBL fold metallo-hydrolase has protein sequence MKITYIHHSGVSVETEHAVLLFDYFKGQLPAWDEKKPLFVFASHFHEDHYSPVIFELLEDREDVHYILSKDIRGRRIPPRAEGKIRFVKPGEVFASAADREGITLRVQTYKSTDEGVAFWVTADGQEIYHAGDLNNWWWEGEDKAWNHNMAANYRREVEKIAADHPEGADAAFIPLDPRQEQWFYLGMDDFLRRVKAETVFPIHFWKDYTVVKKLRELPCSEPYRSRIKEIEREGEEFEI, from the coding sequence ATGAAAATTACCTATATCCACCACAGCGGCGTTTCCGTGGAGACAGAACATGCAGTGCTGCTGTTTGACTATTTTAAGGGACAGCTTCCTGCATGGGATGAAAAAAAGCCGCTGTTTGTGTTTGCCAGCCATTTCCATGAAGATCACTACAGCCCGGTTATTTTTGAGCTTCTTGAGGACAGGGAGGACGTGCATTATATTCTCTCAAAAGACATCAGGGGACGGAGGATTCCCCCCAGGGCAGAGGGGAAAATCCGGTTTGTGAAGCCAGGGGAGGTGTTTGCGTCTGCGGCAGACAGAGAAGGAATCACTCTGCGGGTTCAGACCTACAAATCCACAGATGAGGGAGTGGCCTTCTGGGTGACTGCAGACGGACAGGAGATTTACCATGCAGGAGATCTGAATAACTGGTGGTGGGAGGGGGAGGATAAAGCCTGGAACCACAATATGGCCGCCAATTACAGGCGGGAGGTGGAAAAAATCGCTGCCGATCACCCGGAAGGGGCAGATGCTGCATTTATCCCTCTGGATCCCCGACAGGAGCAGTGGTTCTATCTGGGAATGGACGATTTCCTGCGCCGGGTAAAGGCAGAGACTGTATTTCCGATTCACTTCTGGAAAGACTATACAGTTGTAAAAAAGCTCAGAGAGCTTCCCTGCAGCGAGCCGTACCGCAGCAGGATTAAGGAGATTGAGAGAGAAGGAGAGGAGTTTGAGATATGA
- a CDS encoding HAD family hydrolase — translation MTERNMGEESQGSGKLGKADRRKKRYRALFLDLDNTLLDFDASESEAFKKVLVRFGMKPEDEFVREYHQINRQCWELFEEGKLEKSTVLIRRFEIFFSGHGRGEVSSEAEALYRAFLGESAILIPGALELCRDLSREYRLYAATNGVAQTQYKRLKKSGLTPFFSGVFVSEEAGSQKPQKEFFDYCFRKIEEASLGAGEGSGCSLAGEKDRHPVRPEEVLLIGDSLTSDMRGGENAGIDTCWYNPGRIANDRGAAVTMQAASYEEIRSILLP, via the coding sequence TTGACAGAGAGAAACATGGGAGAAGAAAGCCAGGGGAGCGGAAAGCTCGGAAAAGCAGACAGGAGAAAAAAGCGCTACCGGGCCCTGTTCTTAGATCTTGACAATACTCTGCTGGACTTCGACGCCTCGGAGTCAGAGGCCTTTAAAAAGGTTCTTGTCCGGTTCGGAATGAAGCCGGAGGACGAATTTGTGCGGGAGTACCACCAGATTAACCGCCAGTGCTGGGAGCTCTTTGAGGAGGGAAAGCTGGAAAAGAGTACGGTTCTGATAAGAAGGTTTGAAATTTTCTTTTCCGGACACGGCAGAGGGGAGGTCAGTTCAGAGGCGGAGGCTCTCTACCGCGCCTTCCTGGGAGAAAGCGCGATTCTGATACCGGGGGCCCTGGAACTGTGCCGGGATCTGAGCCGGGAGTACCGGCTTTACGCAGCCACAAACGGGGTGGCGCAAACCCAGTATAAAAGACTTAAAAAAAGCGGACTGACGCCCTTTTTCTCCGGTGTATTTGTTTCCGAGGAGGCGGGCAGCCAGAAGCCTCAGAAGGAATTTTTCGATTACTGTTTTCGAAAAATCGAGGAGGCCTCCCTGGGAGCAGGGGAGGGCAGCGGCTGCAGCCTGGCAGGGGAGAAGGACAGACATCCGGTCAGGCCTGAGGAGGTACTTTTGATCGGTGATTCCCTCACCTCCGATATGAGAGGCGGGGAAAATGCGGGAATTGACACCTGCTGGTACAACCCGGGACGCATTGCAAACGACCGCGGAGCGGCGGTGACCATGCAGGCGGCCTCCTATGAGGAGATACGAAGCATACTCCTTCCGTGA